From Gossypium raimondii isolate GPD5lz chromosome 11, ASM2569854v1, whole genome shotgun sequence:
CGTGCGTCGCCTAAGCGTTGCACTATAGCTCAGGCCTGGCGCACCCCAGCTAATTCAAGTTGAAATTTTGCTATTTCTTGCTTTCCATAGTTCCTCTTTCAGTTATAATTCTAGGATTTCTTGTTTAATCTGGCACATTAAAACTAGTGCTACAGGTTtgaaatagaaggaaaaaggtTGTCTCACCATGGGGTACTTTTACAAATGCCCTGACCGCTGTCATTGTGTTTCTTTTTACCAAATATTTTGGGAACGAAAGCTTTGTTGTGCGAATTTGGTCTTTTCGGGACTCCAAACTGTTTAAAGAGTAGTCTTAGTTTCAACAAGGATTGTAAGTTTCATGTAATATTATGGAGTGGAATATGCTTTGAAGACATCATTTGTGTGTATAAGATTTACCCTTGTCAAGGTCAGTTGCATATGTTTACAACAtctaaaaaaaatctgaaatctAAGATTTTTGTTTCAAGAAGGTTTTAAGTTTGCCATGtgtcattatcaatcatgaACTTGCCCAAGTAGGAGGAGGTGCGGAGTTTATCTACCTAAAGCGAAATGCAGCCAACCAATTGCtgaattacaagaaaaagaaaaaccaatcAACACTATTTTTGAATCATAACCTGTTTTAACATCAACCATAGTATGCAATTGCAGCATATAGAAATGATTGGTTAGAGAAGTAATGAACTAAAAATGtcctaaaaaaattaagaccAGGTTTAGAGAAGAAAATTGGAGAGAGGACACCATTCTTTTTGTCTACCCTTTTTAACCATTAAACTCATTTCATGATCTTTTCCATATCATAATATTCTTAAATTCCCTCATCCTCTATCTTGAAGGTAGCAAAGAAACATCATCTCTTTATAATGTTCTTTTTccaaatgatattttagtttcttAATGCGATTCTttacttgtttttctttaaaatgcaTAGCTTGGTGTGTGAATACTGCATGTTAATCTTCCCCAAGGATTATTGCTTTGTTCTTACTTTTAACCACATTCATTGCTCTCCTTATAATTTGAAGCAGGTTCTGTAGATAGATGGGGGATGCAATGGTAGGTAGGTATTGGTGTTACATATGCTCCCAAATGGTGAATCCAACGACAGAACCTGAGATAAAATGCCCTTTATGTGAGTCCGGATTTGTGGAAGAAATGTCCAGCATAAGACATTACCCCAACACCAATGGTATTGATTTAGCATCAGTTAACAATCTTTCCCTTTTGGTTCCAATCTTGCTCGGCTCGATTGGCAGTTTAGGTGGCTTGCAGTTGCGTATCGCTGGCAGGGATCAAATTAATGATAACAACTCATCACAAGATGCATTGGGTGATGAATTCGGAAGTGAATTTGAAGCCCTGCTTAGGAGGAGAAGATCTTCAGCTCTTGAAAATCCTGAAAATGGTAGAGAAAGGAGCAACATAATGATCTTATCTGATCCATTCAATGACGAGGCTTTGATTGCTCAAGCATCATTCGGTGATTACTTAATAGGACAAGGTTGGGACCTTTTGTTACAGTATTTTTCGGAGAACAATCTGAGCCGGTATGGAACCCCACCGGCAGTGAAAGAAGCAATTGAAGCGATGCCAAATGTTACTATGGATGACAATTTACAGTGTTCTATATGTTTGGAAGATATCAAGATTGGATGTGAAGCAAAAGAAATGCCATGTAAACATAAATTCCATAATGGATGTATTACCCCATGGCTGGAACATCATAGCTCTTGTCCAGTATGCAGGTTTCAGCTGCCTTGGGATGATTCCAGGTTGGAGGTAAATTTCACCATCGATAGTGAAGGTAGAGTTGGCATTGTAGATGTTCGAAGTGGCAACAGGCTAGGAACCGGAAGACGGTATTGGATCCCGATTCCATTGCCTTATGATCGTTTACTGGCCTTACCAGGTTCCCAAAGTGGTTCTGCTTCAGCTTCATCGTCGGAGGAACCAGGGAGTGAAAGTTCACCTCAGACAGATGgtatctgatttttttttttttttttatattcagaTGATTTTAGTGGCATTAGCCTGAAAATTTTCTGCAGTATACTTTGCAGCCCAAGACTTGTTTGCCTGTTTTTAAATTCATAACTAAATTATGATGCAAAAGTGCAATAACTGTATATTTAACATGATAGTAAAAAAAAGCGAATAAAAAACCCTTTtatcatataacataaaaaaacttataacaggaaaagaaaagaattaaacatcaacataaacctatattacaatttacaaACACTAAAAAGTGTCCTCCAACATTACAAAATTTCAAGGCAGTAGGCTCTTATAGAAGAAATGCAAACCATGTGGAAAGAGATTctgtatatatttgtataattataaAGTGGAGTTGGTCCTAGACTTGTGCATCTTATCATCCTGTGAAGATGGAggcaatgaagaagaagaagacgagAATGCAGCATGGTATGACGAAGAAGCTAATTGAGCTAGGGCTGGAACAGCACCACCTGTggattttttttcaatcaatATACCATCAGATTCGCCAAGCGGCAACCATTAGTCCAAGCAAACATAATTCGATGAAGCAAGAGTTCATCAAATCTTATAACACAAGAATGATATTATAATCCTATTGAGACAATGAATAAATAGTACATACTTAAAACAGATACAACCAGAATGCTAAACAAATGATATACCAATAAAATCATAGaacatattttcaaatattaagaAATCTTCTGAAGCACACAATAAAGATAATCGTCAACATCTCTATTAAGAAACCCAAATCCACTGGCTAGGCAACCTAATGACAGGAACAGATTCATGTTTAAATATGAAACTAATCTCTGGGAAacattaaaagaagaaataattattaaaaaactattttttatgcATGAAATAGTCTCATTACAAAAGAACTGaatcatttcaataaaaattacataagaTGACCGTTGAAGAGAAATTTTCTCACCTGCCAACCCTGCACAAGCTGAGGAGAATACTATCACAGGTGGTGCCTGCATGTAAATAAAGACAGAGTACATAAGTTACACTTTAATATCAAATGAAAACACAAGAGCATAGCCTGCAGTATGATAAACATAAAGCTCAGCTTAAATGTTTAAGGATGTAGGACCGGAAGGTGAGTAGTGAACCAGCTGGAACTGCCAAAAACCAATCAGTTCTTGACATGCAGGCAGCAGCATAAGGATGTGAAAAAGTGTCAACCTTGACAAACAACCCATCCAAAGTACTAACAGACGATTATCAAAATTGACTTGTATATTTACCAATAAGGCACAGTAACTGAACAAGGACAGTttaattcttattatttatcataatcgaggaaaagagtCTAAAATGCAGCGTGAAACCAACTTTCAGGCCACAAGTCCAAGTAATAAACATAGTTCATTGATAAGCATAACAAATGAAGGGCAAAAACACTTGAGGGACCCTGGAACAACCTCCACAACATTGAAAGCTTTTGACCAGAGATAAGTTCAGTTAGCAAATCTGAAACTATGCACCAATCCTAAGGCTGGAGATTACATCCAACTCAAAACAAAACATTGATAAATTAAGAGATTTGGCATATAT
This genomic window contains:
- the LOC105804507 gene encoding E3 ubiquitin-protein ligase SIRP1; the encoded protein is MGDAMVGRYWCYICSQMVNPTTEPEIKCPLCESGFVEEMSSIRHYPNTNGIDLASVNNLSLLVPILLGSIGSLGGLQLRIAGRDQINDNNSSQDALGDEFGSEFEALLRRRRSSALENPENGRERSNIMILSDPFNDEALIAQASFGDYLIGQGWDLLLQYFSENNLSRYGTPPAVKEAIEAMPNVTMDDNLQCSICLEDIKIGCEAKEMPCKHKFHNGCITPWLEHHSSCPVCRFQLPWDDSRLEVNFTIDSEGRVGIVDVRSGNRLGTGRRYWIPIPLPYDRLLALPGSQSGSASASSSEEPGSESSPQTDGI